In one Cherax quadricarinatus isolate ZL_2023a chromosome 100, ASM3850222v1, whole genome shotgun sequence genomic region, the following are encoded:
- the LOC138851110 gene encoding homeobox protein onecut-like, giving the protein MSEAVAGGGARGDDSSSPGMGGCGGATGLPAADSPAATTADAASPLSSSPPSPTPNPNGSTVTPTRGSVPRHVPPRQDHLSPAQHPPLSLATHHHSPDDPDDPDDDPDLQPRILHTQTVALHHPETDSELSPSAHVNYKDEPLSVSVVHEDSQLDSHDSGLLSPSELSPREGQVSVPSMIDASDFRSLQPEPIYQNLSSMNGRMSPPGFSPSSASSYATLTPLQPLPPISTVSDKFAYGHTGNVSGSFTVMQNNGLGNMLSMGSPYQYDKLSMSPPHYASNNSLGLNLGHQHSPLSPHSYQNGLASPQKSLSPNGYDSPYTRQDMSRTTLAAPQSPTLSPPVSLHSPPQAFSNFSAAPTPTLTTTSLNMNGLSGGSGLGSLSPQAVSPHSPNYSPHHHLQVPPSPPPIKQEPILHSASLGCQLANMAPTMPTTISQSPPHSHMAVTMSQQPMVHTAPMSVPTTAVGGTQVSMKTTQMATTSAGAGAGEVEEINTKELAQRISAELKRYSIPQAIFAQRVLCRSQGTLSDLLRNPKPWSKLKSGRETFRRMWKWLQEPEFQRMSALRLAGGVGKTAVNRGSTVNTHRPPRSVQHHSANPHTPRQCQS; this is encoded by the coding sequence ATGAGTGAGGCCGTGGCTGGCGGCGGGGCTAGGGGGGATGACAGTAGTAGTCCAGGGATGGGCGGGTGTGGCGGGGCTACGGGACTACCAGCTGCTGATTCCCCAGCCGCCACCACTGCTGACGCCGCCTCGCCACTCTCCTCATCCCCGCCGTCCCCAACCCCAAACCCTAACGGCTCAACGGTAACCCCCACGCGCGGCTCAGTACCGCGACACGTGCCTCCGCGCCAGGACCATCTATCCCCTGCGCAACACCCGCCTCTATCCCTCGCCACTCACCATCACAGCCCTGACGACCCTGACGATCCTGACGACGATCCAGATCTCCAGCCCAGGATCTTACACACGCAGACAGTCGCCCTCCACCACCCGGAAACTGACAGCGAACTATCACCTTCAGCTCACGTTAATTATAAAGACGAACCCCTGAGTGTAAGCGTAGTCCACGAGGACTCCCAGTTGGACTCCCATGACTCGGGACTCTTGAGTCCCAGTGAACTTTCACCCAGAGAAGGTCAGGTCAGTGTCCCCAGCATGATAGATGCGTCAGACTTCAGGTCACTCCAGCCGGAGCCAATCTATCAAAATTTGTCTTCAATGAATGGCCGGATGTCCCCCCCAGGATTCTCACCTTCGTCAGCCAGTAGCTACGCTACGCTGACGCCTCTACAGCCGCTACCACCTATCAGCACAGTGTCAGACAAGTTCGCTTACGGCCATACGGGTAATGTGTCAGGGAGCTTCACCGTAATGCAGAATAACGGCCTGGGAAATATGTTGTCTATGGGATCGCCGTACCAGTACGACAAACTGTCTATGTCGCCTCCACATTACGCATCTAACAACAGTTTGGGGCTTAACTTGGGCCACCAACACTCACCGTTATCGCCACATTCGTATCAAAACGGCTTGGCATCGCCGCAGAAATCACTAAGCCCTAACGGGTACGACTCCCCGTACACACGGCAAGACATGAGTCGTACGACGCTAGCCGCCCCACAATCTCCAACGCTGTCTCCACCAGTTTCCCTACATTCTCCTCCACAAGCGTTCTCCAACTTCAGCGCAGCGCCAacgccaacactcaccaccacctccctcaacatgAACGGCTTATCAGGGGGTAGTGGACTAGGCTCACTGTCACCCCAGGCAGTGTCCCCACATAGTCCAAACTACagtccccaccaccaccttcaagtacccccgtcaccaccacccATAAAACAAGAACCCATCTTGCACAGTGCCAGTCTGGGGTGCCAGCTGGCTAACATGGCCCCCACTATGCCCACGACCATATCCCAGagccccccacactcacacatggCCGTAACTATGTCCCAACAacccatggtacacacagcacccATGTCAGTACCTACGACCGCCGTAGGTGGCACACAGGTGTCCATGAAGACAACACAGATGGCTACAACCAGTGCGGGCGCAGGTGCGGGCGAGGTAGAGGAGATAAACACAAAAGAACTAGCGCAACGCATTTCCGCAGAACTCAAAAGGTACTCAATACCCCAAGCCATCTTTGCCCAGCGGGTATTATGTCGGTCTCAGGGCACGCTGTCAGACCTGCTCAGGAACCCTAAGCCCTGGTCAAAGCTTAAATCTGGGCGAGAAACCTTCCGGCGGATGTGGAAGTGGCTTCAGGAACCCGAATTTCAAAGGATGTCAGCCCTCAGATTAGCAG